The DNA window ATCGTCGAGCGCACGATCGGTTGGATGAAGGCCTTCCGACGGCTCGTTACCCGCTACGAGTTCTACGCCTTCCTCTTCCATAGCTTCGCCAAGCTCGCTTGCCTCATGATCGTCCTGAGGCGGTTTTGAAACTGCCTCTAGCGTTGTGCGAGTCCTTTGAATTTAAGATTGCAATCGGGGCGTATTTGTTGAATATAGCGCAACCGCGCATTTCATTAAGTTCAATCCCTGCTAATTGAAATACAAAAACACCGATGTTTTCGCATCGCGACTTCCAAAACGCGAATGCATCGGACGTGCGTTGTAGTTGTGCTTGTCGAAGCATGTCGACGCCCAGCAACGCTCTAATCTTTTTTCCGACATCGGTTGGGTTCTGAGTGGTCGCAACTCCCCTAATCGCGGTCCAGGGCAATTCCTCGGTTTGTTGCATGTACTCTGCCGCCCAAGATTGCCTGTCGCCTACCAGTCGCAGAGCAATTTCAAGCTGCGAAGAAAATTCTCGCGATTGATCCTCGGGCAGTTGCCGAAAGTCGCGAAGCTTATTTACGCTGAAATTCGGTGGCTCCGGCAAATAAAACACCATCGTGTGATACTTGTACCGTTTCGCCAACCTTTTCAGCTGATTGATCGTCGGAGACGATTTCCCGGATTCCCAGGCCGCGATTTTCGATTCCTTCCAACCCTCCAGTGCAGCTACCTCGCTGATGCTCAAGTGCGTCGTCTTTCGAGCCCACGCAATAATCTGCGGTGTAGCACGTGAACTGAGTGGCATTTGAACCCAACCTTCGGATCTGAATCGAGACTGTCGGCTTTCGCCTCACACAACCTAAAGTTATAAGCAAATATTTGGTCTGCTGCACATTTCCAGTGAAACAATCCGAGTGCCTTGGGATGCTAAAGCAATTGCGTATCGCTCATTATTGAAACGGCGCGAAGTTGGTTTTATAGGAACCGGTTCCTCCTTGCGGGCGATTGCCGTGGTTCCAGCCAAGCTTGATCCAATTGTTTTTCAAGATTCCGCAGTAGTCCCAACCCCACGTTCCTTGATCGATTCGCCGTTCGTGGCCGGCGAAGAAAGTGCTTCCGCCGCCGACGTAGTAGCCGCCGTAGTGGCGCGTGTTCGAGTGCGTCGCAATCGGTTTGACCTGCTGCGGATATCCGGCCCGTTGCTCGGCGCAAGCATCGGTATGAAAGTAATCGCTCGCCTCGGCCGTGCGCGGCGTTGCATCGAAAAGCCCGACACTGAATAGTCCTATGCCGATCAGCAAGCGACAAGTATTCGCGACACCGAAGCGAAGCGTAACGTGAAGGGTCATCCTTGACTCCCAAACAAAACTTCTAAAACGAATCCGAACGAACGACTTCGCAAGCTATTTCGTCAACGGGTTTCTCGAGAACTTGAACAGCGGCAGACCGTTTTCACGGAAGCGAACCTGATCGGCTTTGCGAACGTCGTCCGGAATGTAATAGCCCTCGGCACCGTAGAAGGTGACGAAGTCGTCTTGATCGACGCCGTCGCCGCTGACGCCGAAGCCACCGGCGATCGCCGAGTTCTTGTACACCGCAGTGCTGCCCGGGAAGTACACGACGCCGCTTTGGTTCGCGATGTTGGTGAGCGAGTGGAAGTTGCGTCCGACTCCGAACGACGTGAACAAGAATTCCGGCGTCGAATCGGTCAGGTAGGTGGAAGCCGGCAGCGGGCCGCCGAGGTTCTCGCCCGTGTGCGGGTTGATGCCCGGAGCGTTTAAGCTGGAGAAATAGCCGGGATCCTTGCCGTCGATCGCTTCGGGATTCGTCGGCTGCGCGAGGTAGCGGAACGTCCGCGCAGTGAACGCCGTCCCTTTTTCGATCTCGGCTTCCGGCAACTTGTCGACGTCGCGCAGCGCCAGCTCGTTGTTGTAGTACGCCATGTTGCGGGCCTTGGCGACCGCGACATCGATCGAGAAGTACGTGGCGTCGGTCATGCGATACAGGCCGAGAATGTTTCCGTTCAGATCGGAAACGGCGAAGACCATCGCCGTCGTGTTGCCGATCGAACGAATCTGCGCGCGGGCCGCGTTGGCTTCGTCGATCCCTTGTTGAATGATCGCCGTAACGTCGGCCGCGGTGAGCGAGCCGCCGCCTGAGCCGGGCGCGGCGCCATGCGGAGTTACCAGCCAGCCCGAAGGAACGACCGTGCCGTCGAGATAGAGATGGTTCATCGGATCGACGATCTGATCGGCCCCGCTCGAGCTGAGTCCGACGCCGACTCGATCGCGCGTTTGCTGCATCACTTTGAGCCCGCCGAAGACGCCGCCGGGTCCGATGGTGTCGAGCGTGATTCCGGCGAGATCGATCCGCGCGATTCGGCCGTTGGCGTCGTAGGAAGGAATGACGAAGCCGCTCACTGCAGGAACGATCGTGCCGTCGGCCGAGGCGAGCGCCCCGACTTCAAGCAACTCGCTGCCGCCGGCCGCGGCGAAGGCGATCCATTCCGCTTCGAGCACTTGTGGAGCGTTGATCCGATTGTTCTTCGTTTGCCCGACTCCGGCGACGAACCCTTGTTCGTGCGTGGCATAACCATCGGAGCC is part of the Planctomycetia bacterium genome and encodes:
- a CDS encoding helix-turn-helix domain-containing protein — encoded protein: MSISEVAALEGWKESKIAAWESGKSSPTINQLKRLAKRYKYHTMVFYLPEPPNFSVNKLRDFRQLPEDQSREFSSQLEIALRLVGDRQSWAAEYMQQTEELPWTAIRGVATTQNPTDVGKKIRALLGVDMLRQAQLQRTSDAFAFWKSRCENIGVFVFQLAGIELNEMRGCAIFNKYAPIAILNSKDSHNARGSFKTASGRS
- a CDS encoding heme-binding protein, which translates into the protein MRSDSRTPGSSSAPYVTLAVEVLEQRLVLDAAGAAAVQLADTESLQAAEVETLLDRAAAASASQDAIIAIVDRQGHILGVRVEQGVLNAIPDNNTLVFAIDGAVALARTGAFFANQIGPLTSRTIETLSQSTITQREVESNPNTGNLGSTVQGPGLVAPIGVGGHFPPGIRNTPSADLFGIEQTNRDSLLHPGLDGIKGTADDIVLPNRFNVSSANIPSGQGIYAPESYGYASGRLTTAQSRGIATLPGGLPLYENGVLVGGIGVFFPGSDGYATHEQGFVAGVGQTKNNRINAPQVLEAEWIAFAAAGGSELLEVGALASADGTIVPAVSGFVIPSYDANGRIARIDLAGITLDTIGPGGVFGGLKVMQQTRDRVGVGLSSSGADQIVDPMNHLYLDGTVVPSGWLVTPHGAAPGSGGGSLTAADVTAIIQQGIDEANAARAQIRSIGNTTAMVFAVSDLNGNILGLYRMTDATYFSIDVAVAKARNMAYYNNELALRDVDKLPEAEIEKGTAFTARTFRYLAQPTNPEAIDGKDPGYFSSLNAPGINPHTGENLGGPLPASTYLTDSTPEFLFTSFGVGRNFHSLTNIANQSGVVYFPGSTAVYKNSAIAGGFGVSGDGVDQDDFVTFYGAEGYYIPDDVRKADQVRFRENGLPLFKFSRNPLTK